In Spirochaetota bacterium, the following are encoded in one genomic region:
- the glyS gene encoding glycine--tRNA ligase subunit beta, with amino-acid sequence MFNFVFEILIEEIPHGVLPNTSQHIKDQLPILLSKYGVNYKSITYFMTPRRLAFYIEECPPKGNDRIIEQKGPSSKAAYDEQGNPTKALQGFFNSYNVTLSDIEEREIKGQKYLFIQKTEIGEDLEKILPTILKELIQGIKFPQPMRWNYNNEVYEFIRPVRGIMALLNDKILPVNFFGLESSNSTYGHRQLFPQAIVLPNAKKYEEILKMHGCIPKFEEREQIIQDYVTAIVSSMNGIALLDDELLSILASLTEYPHPLLATFDPEFLCLPKEVLISEMKVHQKYIPIIDQKGVLLPNYIITANISYQDESTKKNILAGNDRVLRARFADGQFFFEEDSKKGLTYYADQLSSIAFIDGAGSIADKIERMKIIATYLKNILEPSIDQKDLMQAVSFSKADLSSLMVGEFPELQGIIGAYYAKNQGMSDDVALAIREHYYPMNIDGELHVPTQKLSALLGLTDRLDNLFTLYAVGKTVTGSRDPYALRRQTIAIINILLQYKWEVFSIIDIFKNISSLYIPMLTIDQQEWQKMILDFVQVRLEGILKNTPYNYQADTLNAIFSQNIDIILHDIDRAGALQQIRTKNHASFTNLIELAKRISNILKDQKVQTLRESLLSEDIEKKLYLQYQQVTKQINVLSYEDRLLELLKMEQVIVQFFNTILVKTGDEKEINRIALLHLIDKLFMNQADFSKLS; translated from the coding sequence ATGTTTAATTTTGTGTTTGAAATTCTTATCGAAGAAATTCCACATGGAGTATTACCAAATACATCTCAACATATAAAAGATCAATTACCTATATTATTATCAAAATATGGTGTCAATTATAAATCTATTACTTATTTTATGACTCCGCGTCGTTTAGCTTTTTATATAGAAGAGTGCCCTCCAAAAGGAAATGATAGGATCATAGAACAAAAAGGACCTTCTAGTAAGGCTGCTTATGATGAACAAGGAAATCCTACCAAAGCATTGCAAGGATTTTTTAATTCTTATAATGTTACTTTATCAGATATAGAAGAAAGAGAAATAAAAGGACAAAAATATCTTTTTATTCAAAAAACAGAAATTGGGGAAGATTTAGAAAAAATATTACCTACTATTCTAAAAGAACTTATTCAAGGAATCAAATTTCCTCAACCAATGCGTTGGAATTACAATAATGAAGTTTATGAATTTATTCGTCCTGTCCGTGGTATTATGGCTCTTCTTAATGACAAAATATTACCAGTAAATTTTTTTGGATTAGAATCTAGTAATAGTACTTATGGGCATAGACAATTATTTCCACAAGCGATAGTGCTTCCTAATGCTAAAAAATATGAAGAGATACTCAAAATGCATGGCTGTATTCCAAAATTTGAAGAAAGAGAACAAATTATTCAAGATTATGTAACTGCAATAGTTTCTTCAATGAATGGAATTGCTTTGTTGGATGATGAGTTATTAAGTATTTTAGCATCACTCACAGAATATCCACATCCTCTTCTTGCTACTTTTGATCCTGAATTTTTGTGTTTACCAAAAGAAGTATTAATTTCAGAGATGAAAGTACATCAAAAATATATACCGATTATTGATCAAAAAGGTGTTTTATTACCAAATTATATTATTACTGCTAATATTTCCTATCAGGATGAAAGTACTAAAAAAAATATTTTAGCTGGGAATGATAGAGTATTAAGAGCTCGTTTTGCAGATGGTCAATTTTTCTTTGAAGAAGATAGCAAAAAAGGATTAACTTATTATGCCGATCAGTTATCATCTATAGCATTTATAGATGGTGCTGGAAGTATTGCTGATAAAATAGAAAGAATGAAAATTATTGCTACTTATCTTAAAAATATATTAGAGCCTAGTATAGATCAAAAGGATTTAATGCAGGCAGTTTCTTTTTCAAAGGCAGATTTAAGTTCATTAATGGTAGGTGAATTTCCAGAATTACAAGGGATTATCGGAGCATACTACGCTAAGAATCAGGGCATGTCCGATGATGTTGCTTTGGCAATAAGAGAACATTATTATCCTATGAATATAGATGGGGAGCTACATGTTCCTACTCAGAAGCTGTCAGCTTTATTAGGATTGACGGATCGTTTGGATAATTTATTTACTTTATATGCTGTTGGTAAAACTGTTACAGGTTCAAGAGATCCTTATGCCTTGAGAAGACAAACAATAGCAATTATTAATATTTTACTTCAGTACAAGTGGGAAGTATTTTCTATTATTGATATTTTTAAAAATATTTCTTCTTTATATATTCCTATGTTGACAATAGATCAACAAGAATGGCAAAAAATGATATTAGATTTTGTTCAAGTAAGATTAGAGGGGATTTTAAAAAATACTCCTTATAATTATCAAGCAGATACACTGAATGCTATATTTTCTCAAAATATAGATATAATACTTCATGATATAGATAGAGCTGGAGCGTTGCAACAAATAAGAACCAAAAATCATGCTAGTTTTACTAATTTGATAGAATTAGCTAAGAGAATTTCTAATATTTTGAAAGATCAAAAAGTGCAAACTTTACGAGAGTCATTATTAAGTGAAGATATAGAAAAAAAATTGTATTTACAGTACCAACAAGTGACAAAACAGATAAATGTACTATCCTATGAAGATAGATTATTAGAATTATTAAAAATGGAACAAGTAATTGTACAATTTTTTAATACTATTTTGGTAAAAACTGGGGATGAAAAAGAGATTAATAGAATAGCCTTATTACATTTGATTGATAAATTATTTATGAATCAAGCTGATTTTAGTAAGCTATCATAA
- a CDS encoding glycerol-3-phosphate acyltransferase produces MSLFDNVLYSGILFMGISFISGSVPYGLLYGFARGIDIRKLGSGNIGATNINRQFGFWQGFVPILILDAMKGSIPIVLFRICVSRELDASLFDIMEIFIGLFAIAGHIFSPFLGFKGGKGVATALGVVFAWNYMVALIIVGIFSVVFFTFGKKIVGRASICATMFFPFITYLIPNTTKPLQIAAIIICIIIVLTHKKNIKDWYTGQDLVQKNKKRAIK; encoded by the coding sequence ATGAGTTTATTTGACAATGTACTATATTCAGGAATACTATTTATGGGAATAAGTTTTATTTCTGGTAGTGTCCCTTACGGCTTGTTATATGGTTTTGCAAGAGGTATTGATATTAGAAAATTGGGCTCTGGTAATATAGGTGCTACTAATATTAATCGTCAATTTGGTTTTTGGCAAGGTTTTGTTCCTATACTTATCTTGGATGCAATGAAAGGAAGTATTCCTATTGTTCTTTTTCGAATATGTGTATCTCGTGAATTAGATGCATCTTTATTTGATATCATGGAAATTTTTATAGGTTTGTTTGCGATAGCAGGACATATTTTTTCTCCTTTCTTGGGATTTAAAGGTGGTAAAGGTGTTGCTACAGCATTGGGAGTTGTTTTTGCTTGGAATTATATGGTTGCATTAATCATCGTAGGAATTTTTTCCGTGGTGTTCTTCACTTTTGGTAAAAAAATAGTAGGACGAGCATCTATCTGTGCTACGATGTTCTTTCCTTTTATAACTTATCTAATTCCTAATACAACTAAACCTTTGCAGATAGCTGCTATTATTATATGTATTATCATCGTTCTGACACATAAAAAAAATATCAAAGATTGGTATACAGGTCAAGATCTAGTACAAAAAAATAAAAAAAGAGCAATCAAATAA